In a single window of the Bacillus clarus genome:
- a CDS encoding winged helix-turn-helix transcriptional regulator: MSNIDQVVLTKGSPGIPCPIAKTLDVIGTKWTFLIIRDLLIEGTLRFSDLLKSMDGISPKTLSLRLKELEAQGIITRKVYPEVPPRVEYTLTDKGKQLEGIFIELKRFGLSL; the protein is encoded by the coding sequence ATGAGCAATATAGATCAGGTTGTATTAACGAAAGGCTCACCCGGCATCCCATGTCCTATCGCCAAAACTCTTGACGTAATCGGTACAAAATGGACTTTTTTAATCATTCGTGACCTTCTTATTGAAGGAACGTTACGATTTAGCGACTTATTAAAATCAATGGACGGTATTAGTCCGAAAACATTATCACTTCGTCTAAAAGAATTAGAAGCCCAGGGCATTATAACGAGAAAAGTTTATCCAGAGGTTCCGCCTCGTGTAGAGTACACATTAACGGATAAAGGAAAGCAATTAGAGGGTATTTTTATTGAATTAAAACGATTTGGATTAAGTTTATAA
- a CDS encoding ester cyclase: protein MSMKKLCAFCSFLVICIVLVACSSEHKMASNSDIQLLKEMPKPKTMTIDSSLSKKEATEMVHVAQRFYAFWDTGKEEFIPQTVTETFFDNTLPKGRPQGPEGLKFAAQNFRKVVPNIRCEIEDLLVVGDRVTARLSFTGTHNDKKINFFAIDILHVKDGKITEDWHLEDNLTLKQQLGLIAEE, encoded by the coding sequence ATGAGTATGAAAAAGCTATGCGCGTTCTGTAGTTTTCTTGTCATTTGTATTGTACTTGTAGCGTGCAGTAGTGAACACAAAATGGCTTCTAATAGCGATATTCAATTATTGAAGGAAATGCCGAAGCCTAAAACAATGACAATTGATTCTTCGTTAAGTAAAAAGGAAGCAACAGAAATGGTTCATGTAGCACAGCGTTTTTACGCATTTTGGGATACAGGTAAAGAGGAATTTATTCCGCAGACTGTTACTGAAACATTTTTCGATAATACGTTGCCGAAAGGTCGCCCACAAGGTCCTGAAGGGTTAAAGTTTGCCGCACAAAACTTCCGTAAAGTAGTTCCCAATATACGTTGTGAAATTGAAGATTTATTAGTTGTTGGTGATAGAGTAACAGCTCGTCTTTCTTTTACAGGAACGCATAATGATAAGAAAATCAATTTTTTCGCAATCGATATTTTACATGTGAAAGATGGGAAGATAACGGAAGATTGGCATTTAGAAGATAACCTCACTTTGAAGCAACAACTTGGATTAATAGCGGAAGAATAG
- a CDS encoding NAD(P)H-dependent oxidoreductase: MKNILIINGHQKYGSAEGRLNETLVDNMTSLLSENHHVKTTSIQEGYTIKEEQEKFLWADIIIYQTPIYWFSIPGLFKTYMDEVYEYGLFFKGAEEYGAGGLLKEKKYMFSTTWNAPEKAFGDTTKFFEGESLEGAISHLHRVQKFIGMSPLKSFACYDVVKNPNMEQFLLNLKNHLAEVIQ, from the coding sequence ATGAAAAATATATTGATTATAAATGGGCATCAAAAATATGGTTCAGCGGAGGGGCGATTAAATGAGACGTTAGTAGATAATATGACTAGCTTACTAAGCGAAAATCATCATGTGAAAACAACGAGTATTCAAGAGGGATACACGATTAAGGAAGAACAGGAGAAGTTTTTATGGGCTGATATTATTATTTATCAAACACCAATTTACTGGTTTAGTATACCAGGATTATTTAAAACATATATGGATGAAGTATATGAATATGGTTTGTTCTTTAAAGGTGCTGAAGAGTATGGAGCAGGTGGTTTATTAAAAGAGAAAAAGTATATGTTCTCTACGACTTGGAATGCACCTGAAAAGGCATTCGGGGATACTACGAAATTTTTTGAAGGGGAAAGTTTAGAAGGAGCGATTAGCCATTTACATCGTGTACAGAAGTTTATCGGTATGAGTCCGTTAAAGAGCTTTGCTTGCTATGATGTAGTGAAAAATCCGAATATGGAGCAGTTTTTATTAAACTTGAAGAATCATTTGGCGGAAGTTATTCAGTAA
- a CDS encoding DUF5667 domain-containing protein produces the protein MKKTLLKGTMVTMMACSPFLMGTAASASENTDAVKTTETEKPSFVQGDVFYCVKTMVEDIKMALATNDLEKAKLLSEQAAERITEASVLIEKGKGDLTQDTLEKAAEDLEKADKLSGEEKAETEKPAGEEEKEAAKVKVHIGNNIEALAKVLDQVKNPKAKAAITKSIEKSFLKIAAKIEKEQEKQADAIAKENKKAGQNTEVTPAKPEQVTQPEQAAQPEQAAQPEQAAQPAKPAQPAKPAQPEKPEQPAKPAQPEKPEQAAQPAKPAQPAKPAQPEKPAQPVHKPAVSHDTREQSNQKGQTEKNDHQDNGKKVGHEKHEEQQEDNHKEK, from the coding sequence ATGAAAAAAACACTATTAAAAGGCACTATGGTAACTATGATGGCATGCAGCCCGTTTTTGATGGGAACAGCAGCGTCTGCTAGCGAAAATACAGATGCGGTAAAAACAACGGAAACTGAAAAACCATCTTTCGTACAGGGTGACGTCTTTTATTGTGTGAAAACTATGGTTGAAGATATTAAAATGGCTCTTGCGACAAACGATTTAGAGAAAGCGAAGCTATTGTCTGAGCAAGCCGCGGAACGAATTACTGAAGCAAGTGTACTAATTGAAAAAGGAAAAGGCGATCTTACACAAGATACATTAGAAAAAGCGGCGGAAGACTTAGAAAAAGCAGATAAGCTTTCTGGCGAAGAGAAAGCAGAAACAGAAAAACCTGCTGGCGAAGAAGAAAAAGAAGCAGCGAAAGTAAAAGTGCACATCGGAAACAACATCGAAGCATTAGCAAAAGTGCTAGATCAAGTGAAAAATCCGAAAGCAAAAGCTGCAATTACAAAAAGTATAGAGAAGAGTTTTTTAAAGATTGCAGCTAAAATAGAGAAAGAGCAAGAAAAACAAGCGGACGCTATTGCAAAAGAAAACAAGAAAGCAGGTCAAAATACAGAAGTAACTCCAGCAAAACCAGAACAAGTAACGCAACCAGAACAAGCAGCACAGCCAGAACAAGCAGCACAACCAGAACAAGCAGCACAACCGGCAAAACCAGCGCAACCGGCAAAACCAGCACAGCCAGAAAAACCAGAACAACCGGCAAAACCAGCGCAGCCAGAAAAACCAGAACAAGCAGCACAACCGGCAAAACCAGCGCAACCGGCAAAACCAGCACAGCCAGAAAAACCAGCGCAACCAGTACATAAACCGGCTGTTTCTCATGATACGCGTGAGCAATCAAACCAAAAGGGTCAAACAGAAAAGAATGATCATCAAGACAACGGTAAAAAAGTCGGTCACGAAAAGCATGAAGAACAGCAAGAAGACAATCACAAAGAAAAGTAG
- the sigI gene encoding RNA polymerase sigma factor SigI, producing MLSLVMKIIKKTTIEDIVLNIQNNGGDKGAFIAQYRPFIRKAISSVCHRYITEQDDEYSIGLFAFNQAIEQYSYKKGKSFLAFAELLIKRDVIDYIRKESKHNLVFLKEDQQEEIVEMQVSLTEYIKEMENSNRKEEILHFQIVLAEFKITFSELAKESPKHRDTREHLIEIAKIIIKEEKMMEELFRKKKLPLKHIEPRVRASRKTLERHRKYIIAMCIIFANNYTYILDYIRGGKHDE from the coding sequence GTGTTGAGTTTAGTGATGAAGATCATAAAAAAAACGACCATAGAAGATATCGTATTGAACATACAAAACAACGGAGGAGATAAGGGAGCTTTTATCGCACAGTATCGGCCTTTTATTCGAAAAGCAATCTCGTCTGTCTGCCACCGGTATATTACGGAGCAGGATGATGAATATAGCATTGGATTGTTTGCGTTTAATCAAGCAATTGAACAGTATTCATATAAAAAAGGAAAATCTTTTCTAGCGTTTGCTGAGCTTCTTATAAAAAGAGATGTAATTGACTATATACGCAAGGAGTCTAAGCATAATCTCGTCTTTTTAAAAGAAGACCAACAAGAGGAAATAGTAGAAATGCAGGTATCGCTTACGGAGTATATAAAAGAGATGGAAAACAGTAACCGTAAGGAGGAAATTCTTCATTTTCAAATTGTGCTAGCTGAGTTTAAAATCACATTTTCAGAGCTTGCTAAGGAATCTCCAAAGCATCGTGATACGCGTGAGCATTTAATAGAAATAGCAAAGATTATTATAAAAGAAGAGAAAATGATGGAAGAGCTGTTCCGAAAGAAAAAGTTGCCGCTTAAACACATTGAACCGCGTGTTAGAGCAAGTCGGAAAACGTTGGAGCGGCATAGAAAATACATTATTGCAATGTGTATTATCTTTGCAAACAACTATACATATATTCTTGATTATATAAGAGGGGGGAAGCATGATGAATAA
- a CDS encoding anti-sigma-I factor RsgI family protein, protein MNKGIVMDIKKHSVVVLTPDGEFITFKRKSHSYMIGEEISFNEQEQRVPRFSIPSFLKPASLLVVCFLCVFLFFYNQPEEKAFAYVSIDINPSLEASVTKDLRVVDLRACNDDGKRILKEMKRWKNEPLQDVVRTIIKQSQEDGYLTNDKQVMLTAVTKEKSLEPQLEKAMQGLKKEYETKHVTVVYQNSTMQMRENAKKAGIGTGVYIKQENEKKKSLTPPIPPSNQEEHDEEIHSQPKSSPDASSDLSPVKEKIYEKQEHKEQKQTQEQPSKQIKENNGHQQENNGRGSQQENSGHQQENNGRGSQQENNGHQQENNGRGSQQENSGHQQENNGRGSQQENSGHQQENNGRGSQQENNGHQQENNSREYNQENKESQQDNKGNINENNGHKKEDKNVPATQHQGKEKKNP, encoded by the coding sequence ATGAATAAAGGGATTGTGATGGATATAAAAAAACATAGCGTAGTTGTTTTAACTCCAGATGGAGAGTTTATTACGTTTAAAAGAAAATCGCACTCTTATATGATTGGAGAGGAAATCTCGTTTAACGAACAAGAACAAAGAGTACCGCGTTTTTCAATCCCTTCTTTCTTAAAGCCTGCATCATTACTTGTTGTTTGTTTTCTATGTGTGTTTCTGTTTTTCTACAACCAACCGGAAGAAAAAGCATTCGCTTATGTCTCAATTGATATTAATCCAAGTTTAGAGGCGAGCGTAACAAAGGATCTTCGTGTTGTAGATTTGCGAGCTTGTAATGATGATGGAAAGCGCATTTTAAAAGAAATGAAACGATGGAAAAATGAACCTTTGCAAGACGTAGTACGTACCATTATAAAGCAAAGTCAAGAGGATGGATACTTAACGAATGACAAGCAAGTTATGCTAACAGCTGTTACAAAGGAAAAGTCGCTAGAACCACAGTTAGAAAAGGCTATGCAAGGATTAAAGAAAGAGTATGAGACAAAACATGTTACAGTCGTATATCAAAACAGTACGATGCAAATGCGAGAAAATGCCAAGAAAGCAGGAATTGGCACAGGTGTTTATATAAAGCAAGAGAATGAGAAGAAGAAATCGCTTACTCCTCCTATACCGCCGTCTAATCAGGAGGAACACGATGAGGAGATACATTCGCAACCAAAGTCATCTCCTGATGCATCATCGGATTTGTCTCCTGTAAAAGAAAAAATATACGAGAAGCAAGAGCATAAAGAACAAAAGCAAACCCAGGAACAGCCATCCAAGCAAATAAAAGAAAATAATGGACATCAGCAAGAAAACAACGGTAGAGGGTCTCAGCAAGAAAATAGTGGACATCAGCAAGAAAACAACGGTAGAGGGTCTCAGCAAGAAAATAATGGACATCAGCAAGAAAACAACGGTAGAGGGTCTCAGCAAGAAAATAGTGGACATCAGCAAGAAAACAACGGTAGAGGGTCTCAGCAAGAAAATAGTGGACATCAGCAAGAAAACAACGGTAGAGGGTCTCAGCAAGAAAATAATGGACACCAGCAAGAAAACAACAGTAGAGAATATAACCAAGAAAATAAAGAGTCTCAACAAGACAATAAAGGCAATATAAACGAAAACAACGGGCATAAAAAAGAGGACAAAAACGTTCCTGCCACGCAACATCAAGGGAAAGAAAAGAAGAATCCATAG
- a CDS encoding glycosyltransferase, with amino-acid sequence MEKKIQQEKDNSKPVFYDPKGRRKIAFSWFLCISIVSISIVFYFFFRSIFSTPEIPNMNPSVKQDTKLVSINQKFSDQQLKKEEFKSPNTEMNNNENSEKSTGNGERSKEVYGFYVNWDENSTTSLKENIDSLTMLVPEWYHLKANLTISSEIKPEIVKLAKKNHVKIMPLLTNYTQEASGPDSKLIHQLLNAPDHEQTKFINDLVKRIEENQFAGINIDFESIPEGDRDKLTNFMKELTTVFHKHHLLVTQDVPANDKAFDYGAIAKVIDRMIVMMYDEHYGTGTPGPIASNKWFEHTLNHLNIPSEKLIVAFGSYGYDWEVKSTAPAKSLTFSDVMTMAHDSNIKIQWDKISGNPYFRYKKGAKEHTAWFLDGVTLYNQVKIAMNNNAKGFALWRLGAEDPTVWKALKNPIEVQKNPDALHKIASLDEVNYSGQGEILQIENERQNGLRDFKVGKDGYLTDEVYQSLPSTYQVQRYGKPKGKQVVLTFDDGPDPKYTPEILDILKEHKIKAAFFVLGENAQLNPSIVKRIYDEGHEIGNHTFNHPNVADTSLLRTKVELNTTQRLIQEITGHSTVLFRPPYEAGTELDSPNEILPILRAQNMNYTMVAEKVDPEDWATPSPNELVKRTLTPIYKGEGNVILLHDAGGNRTHTVEALPIIIKDLKKHGYSFVTISDLMNKERDEVMPPVSSEGKQYLLYNKAVFSGAGYSKHILTTIFYIAIGLGIFRFLFLIYFAFKQKRRTRSRLFSNSSYQPFVSVVIAAYNEEKVITKTIRSILDSDYREFEVIVVDDGSKDGTSKVIQEAFHKHPKVRFIQKENGGKSSAMNLGFQKSRGEIIVTLDADTIIAQDAISLMIRHFEDHNVAAVSGNVKVGNRRNLLTTWQHVEYITGFNLERRAFDELNCITVVPGAIGAWRKKNVVESGYLSEDTLAEDTDLTITFLRQGHRIVYEEKAYAYTESPEDVKSLIKQRYRWSYGTLQCLWKHRKALFNPNHKTLGFVALPNMWLFQYVLQFIAPLADILMIMGLFGSNPLKVLGFYLVFFAIDLLASLFAFKLEKENPKPLVWLILQRFIYRQFMTYVVIKSVFSSIRGVAVGWNKLKRMGSVKHSSEHNEAS; translated from the coding sequence ATGGAGAAAAAAATTCAACAAGAGAAAGATAACTCAAAACCCGTTTTTTATGACCCTAAAGGAAGAAGAAAAATAGCTTTCAGTTGGTTTTTATGTATCTCAATAGTTAGCATAAGTATTGTATTTTATTTTTTCTTTCGAAGTATTTTTTCAACACCAGAAATTCCAAATATGAATCCTTCCGTAAAGCAAGATACAAAACTTGTATCTATTAATCAAAAATTCAGCGATCAGCAGTTAAAGAAGGAAGAATTCAAATCTCCTAATACTGAAATGAACAATAATGAAAATTCGGAAAAATCAACAGGCAATGGCGAACGATCTAAAGAAGTTTATGGTTTTTATGTAAACTGGGATGAAAATAGTACTACTTCTTTAAAAGAAAATATCGATTCATTAACTATGTTAGTTCCAGAATGGTATCACTTAAAGGCTAACTTAACAATTAGTAGTGAGATAAAACCTGAGATTGTAAAGTTAGCAAAAAAAAATCATGTGAAAATTATGCCTTTACTTACTAACTATACGCAAGAAGCTTCTGGTCCTGATAGTAAACTTATTCATCAGTTACTGAATGCTCCAGATCATGAACAGACAAAGTTTATTAATGATTTAGTAAAGCGGATTGAAGAGAATCAATTTGCGGGTATTAATATTGATTTTGAGTCAATACCTGAAGGAGATAGAGATAAATTAACAAATTTCATGAAAGAACTTACTACGGTCTTTCATAAACACCATTTGCTCGTGACGCAAGATGTCCCTGCTAATGATAAAGCTTTTGATTATGGTGCAATTGCTAAAGTAATAGATCGTATGATTGTAATGATGTATGATGAACACTATGGAACAGGGACACCAGGACCAATTGCTTCGAATAAATGGTTTGAACATACGCTCAATCATCTAAACATTCCCTCCGAGAAACTTATAGTTGCTTTCGGTAGTTATGGGTATGATTGGGAAGTAAAAAGCACAGCACCTGCGAAGTCTTTAACTTTCTCAGATGTGATGACAATGGCTCATGATTCAAATATAAAAATTCAATGGGATAAGATCAGTGGAAATCCTTATTTTCGATATAAAAAAGGAGCGAAAGAACATACTGCTTGGTTCTTAGATGGTGTTACTCTTTATAATCAAGTAAAAATCGCAATGAACAACAATGCAAAGGGATTTGCATTATGGAGACTAGGAGCAGAAGATCCTACTGTATGGAAAGCTTTAAAAAATCCTATTGAGGTCCAAAAAAATCCTGATGCATTACATAAAATCGCTAGTTTAGATGAAGTAAATTATTCTGGACAAGGAGAAATTTTACAGATTGAGAATGAAAGACAAAATGGATTGAGAGATTTTAAAGTAGGAAAAGATGGTTATCTTACAGATGAAGTGTATCAATCACTACCATCTACATATCAAGTGCAGCGCTACGGAAAACCAAAAGGAAAACAAGTAGTACTAACATTTGATGATGGACCAGATCCTAAATACACACCAGAAATTCTAGATATCTTAAAAGAGCATAAAATAAAAGCTGCCTTTTTTGTACTTGGTGAAAACGCTCAACTAAATCCTAGTATTGTTAAAAGAATATACGATGAAGGGCATGAAATTGGCAATCATACCTTCAATCATCCTAACGTAGCTGATACGTCTTTACTACGAACAAAAGTAGAGCTGAATACAACTCAGCGCCTGATTCAGGAAATAACGGGACACTCTACGGTTTTATTTAGGCCACCATATGAAGCAGGTACTGAGCTGGATTCACCAAATGAAATATTGCCGATTTTGCGTGCACAAAATATGAACTATACAATGGTGGCAGAAAAAGTTGATCCTGAGGACTGGGCGACGCCATCACCAAATGAATTGGTAAAGCGTACTCTTACTCCCATTTATAAGGGGGAGGGAAATGTGATTCTTCTCCATGATGCAGGAGGGAATCGTACCCATACGGTAGAAGCGCTGCCAATTATTATTAAAGACCTTAAAAAGCATGGATATAGTTTTGTAACAATTTCAGATTTAATGAATAAAGAACGAGATGAAGTTATGCCTCCGGTTTCTTCTGAGGGTAAGCAATATTTACTTTACAATAAAGCTGTTTTTTCAGGAGCGGGATATTCTAAGCATATATTAACAACTATTTTTTATATTGCTATTGGATTAGGGATTTTCCGATTCCTATTTTTAATTTATTTTGCATTCAAACAAAAAAGAAGGACAAGATCTCGTTTATTTAGCAATTCGTCTTATCAACCTTTCGTGAGTGTTGTAATAGCAGCATATAATGAAGAGAAGGTTATAACCAAGACGATTCGCTCAATTTTGGATAGTGATTATAGAGAATTTGAAGTTATTGTTGTTGATGACGGATCGAAAGATGGTACGTCAAAAGTAATTCAAGAAGCATTCCATAAACATCCTAAAGTTCGTTTCATTCAGAAAGAAAACGGTGGGAAATCATCTGCAATGAATTTAGGATTTCAAAAATCACGAGGAGAAATCATTGTCACTTTAGATGCGGATACTATTATTGCGCAAGATGCTATTTCTCTAATGATTAGACACTTTGAAGATCATAATGTTGCGGCAGTTTCAGGTAATGTCAAAGTGGGAAATAGACGGAATTTATTAACTACTTGGCAACATGTTGAATACATTACAGGATTTAATTTAGAACGCAGAGCTTTTGATGAGTTGAATTGTATCACGGTAGTTCCTGGGGCTATTGGAGCATGGCGTAAAAAAAATGTAGTTGAATCGGGATATTTAAGCGAAGATACACTTGCAGAAGATACGGATCTTACTATAACATTTTTACGTCAAGGGCATAGAATTGTATACGAAGAAAAAGCCTATGCTTATACGGAGTCGCCTGAAGATGTGAAAAGTCTCATTAAACAGCGATATCGTTGGTCATATGGTACACTCCAATGTCTTTGGAAACATCGAAAGGCGTTGTTTAATCCAAATCATAAAACATTAGGGTTTGTTGCATTACCTAATATGTGGTTGTTCCAATATGTCCTGCAATTCATTGCTCCTTTAGCAGATATATTAATGATTATGGGGCTATTTGGTAGCAATCCTCTAAAAGTTTTAGGATTTTACCTTGTGTTCTTTGCAATAGATCTTCTCGCTTCTCTTTTTGCATTTAAATTAGAGAAGGAGAATCCTAAACCATTAGTTTGGCTAATTTTACAACGCTTTATTTATCGTCAATTTATGACTTATGTTGTAATTAAATCTGTATTTTCATCTATTCGAGGGGTAGCGGTAGGATGGAATAAACTAAAGAGAATGGGGAGTGTTAAGCATTCTTCTGAACATAATGAGGCATCATAA
- a CDS encoding HBL/NHE enterotoxin family protein, whose translation MNKKLYKKVILSTIITGMAASNVIPLHTFAAEQTVQNSVSQQQEDSKSYDLGPDKYKEVMEKMGANILTMDSYAQTIRNQQQTDLSKISSINGDFKANMIQHQKDAQTNATYWLDNLKPDIMKTIQNSVSYNDTFQASYDQLLAAIDKKDIVTFKFRLVRLYRSILENSQEVDGLLEKLITFRNEMAEDTRSFKEDSNQLKSILESTNAGIPLLEQQISNYNNTIKENYDKRGGYIALSVFMPPVGIPLIVTADKNIASAQQEIEQLKSRISGAQAELVILTDAKNKTEHMTETIDTAITALQNISNQWHTIGAKYDSLLKNVDKINPDRIALLKIDLKIAKDSWQDLKNYADKLYEGAKVVQNGEIVQIGQPIEGIVQKGPDCT comes from the coding sequence GTGAATAAAAAATTGTATAAGAAGGTTATTTTATCAACGATCATTACTGGAATGGCAGCGAGTAATGTAATCCCACTTCATACTTTTGCAGCAGAACAAACTGTACAAAATAGTGTGTCCCAACAGCAAGAAGATAGTAAGAGCTATGATTTGGGTCCTGATAAATATAAAGAAGTAATGGAGAAAATGGGGGCAAATATCCTTACAATGGATTCATATGCTCAAACAATTCGTAATCAACAACAGACAGATTTAAGTAAAATAAGTTCTATAAATGGTGATTTCAAAGCAAACATGATTCAGCATCAAAAGGATGCGCAAACGAATGCAACATATTGGTTAGATAATCTAAAGCCTGATATTATGAAAACGATTCAGAATAGTGTAAGTTATAATGATACCTTTCAAGCGAGTTATGATCAATTACTAGCTGCTATAGATAAAAAAGATATAGTGACATTTAAATTTAGACTGGTGAGGTTATATCGTAGTATTTTGGAAAATAGTCAAGAAGTGGATGGACTACTAGAAAAGTTGATAACATTCCGAAATGAAATGGCTGAAGATACAAGAAGTTTTAAAGAAGATTCCAATCAATTGAAGTCTATTTTAGAAAGTACGAACGCCGGTATTCCACTTCTAGAACAACAAATCAGTAATTATAATAATACAATTAAAGAAAACTATGATAAACGTGGTGGCTATATAGCTTTATCTGTATTTATGCCTCCAGTTGGTATACCATTGATTGTCACTGCTGACAAGAATATCGCATCTGCACAACAAGAAATAGAACAATTAAAGTCCAGAATTTCTGGAGCACAGGCAGAATTAGTTATTTTGACAGATGCCAAAAATAAAACGGAACATATGACTGAAACAATTGATACAGCTATTACTGCTCTTCAAAATATATCGAATCAGTGGCATACAATCGGAGCAAAATATGATTCTTTACTAAAAAATGTTGACAAAATTAATCCAGACCGGATTGCTTTATTAAAAATAGATCTGAAGATAGCGAAGGATAGCTGGCAGGACCTTAAAAATTATGCAGATAAATTATATGAAGGTGCTAAGGTTGTACAAAATGGAGAGATTGTACAAATAGGACAACCAATAGAAGGGATTGTGCAAAAAGGACCGGATTGCACCTGA
- a CDS encoding HBL/NHE enterotoxin family protein, with product MKKPYKVMALSTLIATIAAGSITPSYASAAENTTKSAPIYAGAENNSPEYPEYSLGPEGLKDALEKTGSNMLVMDLYALTIVKQANVNFDGLTVINNDLQKSIKDNHDASKNNAKQWLDGLKPQIIQTNQNIINYNTQFQNYYDVLVEAVNNNDKETLKAVLTSLDDSISENKGAVDRLVQDLKAFRGKLELDTQNLKTDANKITDILSGQDAGIPLMQKQIETNQTLIDENNKVYIGSSVATALGAYLTATVIFAPIGAGALGGGIYGVVTSQQQIKKAQEEIKNLTENISTAKQQVAKLTILKNNTNNLTGTIDAAITALENVKNQWQTMGAKYKSLNDNVDRINPDKLATIIKVDLKIAKGSWEQVNKYAENIQKAEISFVEEKK from the coding sequence ATGAAAAAACCTTATAAAGTAATGGCTTTATCTACTTTAATAGCAACAATCGCAGCGGGTAGCATTACGCCATCATATGCCTCGGCAGCGGAAAATACAACAAAATCAGCACCTATTTATGCAGGTGCAGAAAATAACTCCCCTGAATACCCTGAGTATTCACTTGGACCAGAAGGACTTAAAGATGCGTTAGAGAAAACTGGATCCAATATGTTGGTAATGGACCTGTATGCTTTAACTATTGTTAAACAAGCAAATGTTAATTTTGATGGTTTAACTGTAATTAACAATGATTTACAAAAAAGCATTAAGGACAACCACGATGCTTCTAAAAATAATGCAAAACAATGGTTAGATGGTTTGAAACCGCAAATAATCCAGACGAATCAAAATATTATCAATTATAATACACAATTTCAAAATTATTATGATGTTTTGGTAGAAGCTGTAAATAATAATGACAAAGAAACGCTAAAAGCTGTGCTTACAAGTTTAGATGATAGTATTTCAGAGAATAAAGGTGCAGTGGACAGGTTAGTGCAAGATTTGAAAGCCTTTCGCGGCAAATTAGAACTGGATACACAAAATTTAAAAACTGATGCTAACAAAATCACAGATATTTTATCTGGTCAAGATGCTGGAATTCCATTGATGCAGAAACAAATCGAAACAAATCAAACATTAATTGATGAGAATAACAAAGTTTATATTGGATCTTCGGTTGCAACTGCTCTCGGTGCATACTTAACTGCTACAGTTATCTTTGCGCCTATTGGTGCAGGTGCATTAGGAGGCGGGATATACGGAGTTGTTACATCGCAGCAGCAGATAAAGAAAGCACAAGAAGAGATTAAAAATCTAACAGAAAATATTTCCACTGCAAAACAACAGGTAGCTAAGTTAACGATCTTGAAAAATAATACTAATAATTTAACAGGAACAATTGATGCAGCTATTACTGCCCTTGAAAATGTAAAGAATCAGTGGCAGACAATGGGGGCAAAATATAAATCATTGAATGACAATGTTGACAGAATTAACCCAGACAAGCTTGCTACTATTATAAAAGTAGATTTGAAGATAGCTAAAGGTAGCTGGGAACAGGTTAACAAGTATGCTGAAAATATTCAAAAGGCTGAAATTTCATTCGTAGAAGAGAAAAAATAA